A section of the Candidatus Fermentibacter sp. genome encodes:
- a CDS encoding DNA topoisomerase IV subunit A, translated as MSAEAGLRGLFNDNFLEYASYVIKDRAIPDAADGLKPVQRRILWSMHELDDGRFNKVANVIGHCMRYHPHGDQSIGDALVALANRGYFIDTQGNFGNAITGDEASAPRYIECRLTDLARDTLFDDRIAVFSESYDGRNREPVLLPSRIPVLLLLGAEGIAVGMSTRVLPHNFCELLHAMIACIRGRSFGIFPDFPQGGSIDASGYADGAGRIRNRATIERKKGQKKLVIREIPWGCTTESLIASVEAAARKGRVRISSIDDFTSDKVEIELTLARGGEPDETIQQLYAHTDCEMVYTSNMVVIRDGRPVEATVSELVRFSTDLLLDILRRELELDLSELEARIRWMTLEQIFIENRVYKRIEEKDTFESVQEAVREGMAPFLDGGGVTDPEIEKLLAIKIRRISRFDIEAHRSEMGDIARRMQEIASNLADLKRYAVSWLQGILKKYGSRYPRLTRLEAFTGIDVKEVSLRNLRVFYDSQAGFVGSGVKGDVSFDASEYDRIAVFHGSGSFRILPVAEKHFIDGDVSFCGIQDRERVFTAVYRDRQTKAAFVKRFRVESFILEKEYPYIPQGAELLLLTADPGGAVEVWFERRKRMRTHKDVVEIPGVPVKGVAARGVRIGAGRPVSSLRYIPAAAEPPEPAATSAASTPDGGAAAPAAEPEAGATTPADMPDSSPQPPPGSDAGGADESGEPGPVPKPSIEEVLERAEALRQKSQKALKQAGEVDQRDLFEDLGRER; from the coding sequence ATGAGCGCCGAAGCGGGGCTCCGGGGCCTGTTCAACGACAACTTCCTCGAGTACGCCTCCTACGTGATAAAGGACAGGGCCATCCCCGACGCCGCCGACGGCCTCAAGCCGGTGCAGCGCAGGATACTCTGGAGCATGCACGAGCTGGACGACGGCCGCTTCAACAAGGTGGCCAACGTGATCGGCCACTGCATGCGCTACCACCCCCACGGCGACCAGTCCATAGGCGACGCCCTGGTGGCGCTGGCCAACCGGGGATACTTCATCGACACCCAGGGCAACTTCGGAAACGCCATCACCGGCGACGAGGCCTCCGCCCCGCGCTACATCGAGTGCCGCCTGACCGACCTCGCCAGGGACACCCTGTTCGACGACAGGATCGCGGTCTTCTCCGAGAGCTACGACGGCAGGAACCGCGAACCGGTGCTCCTTCCGTCCAGGATCCCCGTGCTCCTGCTCCTGGGTGCGGAGGGGATCGCCGTGGGCATGTCCACCCGCGTACTCCCGCACAACTTCTGCGAGCTCCTCCACGCCATGATAGCCTGCATCCGCGGCAGGAGCTTCGGGATCTTCCCCGACTTCCCCCAGGGCGGCAGCATCGACGCCTCGGGATACGCCGACGGCGCCGGCAGGATCAGGAACAGGGCCACGATCGAGCGGAAGAAGGGCCAGAAGAAGCTGGTCATCCGCGAGATACCCTGGGGCTGCACCACCGAGAGCCTGATAGCCTCCGTCGAGGCCGCCGCCAGGAAGGGGCGGGTGAGGATTTCCTCGATCGACGACTTCACTTCGGACAAGGTCGAGATCGAGCTCACCCTCGCCAGGGGCGGCGAGCCCGACGAGACCATCCAGCAGCTCTACGCGCATACCGACTGCGAGATGGTCTACACCTCGAACATGGTCGTGATAAGGGACGGAAGGCCGGTCGAGGCCACCGTGTCCGAACTGGTCCGCTTCTCCACCGATCTCCTCCTCGACATCCTCCGCAGGGAGCTCGAACTCGACCTGTCCGAGCTCGAGGCCAGGATCAGATGGATGACCCTTGAGCAGATCTTCATCGAGAACCGCGTCTACAAGCGCATCGAGGAGAAGGACACCTTCGAGAGCGTCCAGGAGGCGGTGCGCGAGGGTATGGCGCCATTCCTGGACGGCGGCGGGGTGACCGACCCCGAGATCGAGAAGCTGCTCGCCATAAAGATCAGGAGGATCTCGCGCTTCGACATCGAGGCGCACAGGTCCGAGATGGGCGACATAGCCCGGAGGATGCAGGAGATCGCCTCGAACCTGGCCGACCTGAAGAGGTACGCCGTCTCCTGGCTCCAGGGCATCCTGAAGAAGTACGGCTCGAGGTATCCCCGCCTCACCAGGCTCGAGGCCTTCACGGGCATCGACGTGAAGGAGGTGAGCCTGCGCAACCTCAGGGTCTTCTACGATTCCCAGGCCGGGTTCGTGGGCTCGGGCGTGAAGGGCGACGTCTCGTTCGATGCGTCCGAGTACGACAGGATCGCCGTCTTCCACGGCAGCGGCTCGTTCCGGATACTGCCCGTGGCCGAGAAGCACTTCATAGACGGCGACGTCTCCTTCTGCGGCATCCAGGACAGGGAGAGGGTCTTCACAGCCGTCTACCGCGACAGGCAGACGAAGGCCGCCTTCGTGAAGCGGTTCAGGGTCGAGAGCTTCATCCTGGAGAAGGAGTATCCGTACATCCCGCAGGGTGCCGAGCTCCTGCTCCTCACGGCGGATCCCGGGGGGGCGGTGGAGGTCTGGTTCGAGCGCCGGAAGAGGATGCGCACCCACAAGGACGTCGTCGAGATCCCGGGCGTGCCGGTGAAGGGCGTCGCGGCCAGGGGCGTCAGGATAGGCGCAGGGAGGCCGGTCTCCAGCCTCAGGTACATCCCGGCGGCTGCGGAGCCCCCGGAACCCGCAGCCACTTCCGCCGCATCGACCCCGGACGGGGGCGCCGCCGCCCCGGCGGCGGAGCCGGAAGCCGGTGCGACAACTCCCGCCGACATGCCCGATTCGTCCCCGCAGCCTCCTCCCGGTTCCGACGCGGGCGGCGCGGACGAGTCCGGGGAACCCGGACCCGTCCCGAAGCCTTCTATCGAGGAAGTGCTGGAGAGGGCCGAGGCTCTCAGGCAGAAGTCGCAGAAGGCTCTGAAGCAGGCCGGGGAGGTCGATCAGCGCGATCTCTTCGAAGACCTGGGGAGGGAGAGATAG
- a CDS encoding OsmC family protein: MPLKKYTARSVMGGGFRTECTVDGDHVLIIDQPMPMGGDEGANPLSYQLVALAGCLSAIARIVASQKKLPLSGLGVSVEADIDTDFLLGKSTSGRAGFTSISAKVDVRADMTREEKQAFLDEVDRRCPISDVLMAGTSVKVALA, from the coding sequence ATGCCTCTCAAGAAATACACGGCCCGCTCCGTCATGGGCGGGGGATTCAGGACCGAGTGCACCGTCGACGGGGATCATGTCCTCATAATCGACCAGCCCATGCCGATGGGCGGCGACGAGGGCGCCAACCCCCTTTCCTACCAGCTCGTGGCCCTCGCCGGATGCCTTTCCGCGATCGCAAGGATAGTCGCGAGCCAGAAGAAGCTGCCGCTCTCGGGGCTCGGAGTCTCGGTGGAGGCGGACATCGACACCGACTTCCTCCTCGGGAAGTCGACGTCCGGGCGCGCGGGCTTCACGTCGATATCGGCGAAGGTCGACGTCCGGGCCGACATGACCCGTGAGGAGAAGCAGGCCTTCCTCGACGAGGTGGACAGGCGCTGCCCCATCTCCGACGTGCTCATGGCGGGCACCTCCGTGAAGGTCGCCCTGGCCTGA